From Ignisphaera aggregans DSM 17230, the proteins below share one genomic window:
- a CDS encoding threonyl-tRNA synthetase (COGs: COG0441 Threonyl-tRNA synthetase~InterProIPR018158:IPR002314:IPR004154:IPR015011:IPR 006195:IPR002320~KEGG: dka:DKAM_1216 threonyl-tRNA synthetase~PFAM: Threonyl-tRNA synthetase editing domain protein; Anticodon-binding domain protein; tRNA synthetase class II (G H P and S)~SPTR: B8D611 Threonyl-tRNA synthetase~TIGRFAM: threonyl-tRNA synthetase~PFAM: Anticodon binding domain; tRNA synthetase class II core domain (G, H, P, S and T); Archaea-specific editing domain of threonyl-tRNA synthetase~TIGRFAM: threonyl-tRNA synthetase) — protein MKLLTIHAKEFMFKPTERALDIFDEPITSERYENVLVAFITVEEDDEKDIDGVVTQAVNEIIDIYKKVGARGIVIYPYAHLSSSLAAPSVAKEIVSKVYEVLKNEGFNVVKAPFGWYKEFELHCYGHPLSELSRTIRPTIRERRRTIEKKYYILTPDGNIYKPGEFEFSNENIELKILVDKEVFKKEIEGGQGKVLQYLKKFGFEWEELSDHGHMRYEPHATVILEAVMQYSWIVANSLNIPVFRVKGTNMFNVNAEAVKQHAELFGERMYEVRIDNDRYILRFAACYQQFSILKDWVLSYRDLPMGMFEIADSYRYEQRGELVLGFRLRRFHMPDLHILTKDLEEAKRIAMIVRNKIVEEARKIGREYQAIYNITEDFFNTNFEYIVELVRAEGKPVLVVLYPPGLYYWVINVEYIIIDELKRPREIATWQIDVGNAKRFGIKYVDENGVERHPIIIHTAILGSVERYIYMVFDTVARSESENKPPTLPLWLSPIQVRVIPISKETLTYAINVAKELSRHGIRVDIDDRDESLGKKIRDAGIEWIPYVIVIGEREMKTGTINVRIRKDGIQRVMHIDEFIKLINEELNGYPRIESSLPMFLSKRPRLYYLQPTTQS, from the coding sequence ATGAAATTACTAACAATACATGCTAAAGAATTTATGTTTAAACCTACTGAAAGAGCATTAGATATATTTGATGAGCCTATAACAAGTGAAAGATATGAAAATGTACTAGTAGCTTTCATAACGGTAGAGGAAGATGATGAGAAGGATATAGATGGAGTTGTAACTCAGGCAGTAAATGAAATAATTGACATATATAAGAAGGTGGGTGCAAGAGGAATAGTTATCTATCCTTATGCACATCTCTCCTCTTCTCTTGCAGCACCATCTGTTGCAAAGGAAATAGTATCTAAGGTTTATGAAGTTTTAAAGAATGAAGGTTTTAATGTTGTTAAAGCACCTTTTGGATGGTATAAAGAATTTGAGCTTCACTGTTATGGTCATCCTCTAAGTGAGCTTTCTAGAACTATTCGTCCTACTATAAGAGAGAGGAGAAGAACTATAGAGAAAAAGTATTATATTTTGACACCTGATGGAAATATCTATAAACCTGGGGAGTTCGAGTTTAGTAATGAAAATATAGAGCTAAAGATATTGGTTGATAAAGAAGTCTTTAAAAAGGAGATTGAAGGAGGTCAAGGAAAGGTTTTACAATATCTTAAGAAATTTGGATTTGAATGGGAAGAATTATCAGATCATGGTCATATGAGATATGAACCACATGCCACTGTTATACTTGAAGCAGTTATGCAGTACTCTTGGATTGTTGCAAATTCTCTTAATATTCCCGTATTTAGGGTAAAAGGAACTAATATGTTTAATGTCAATGCAGAGGCAGTTAAGCAACATGCAGAACTCTTTGGTGAAAGGATGTATGAGGTAAGGATTGATAATGATAGATATATTCTAAGATTTGCTGCATGTTATCAGCAATTCTCTATATTAAAGGATTGGGTTCTAAGCTATAGAGATCTTCCAATGGGTATGTTTGAAATAGCTGATAGTTATAGATATGAACAGAGGGGGGAACTTGTATTAGGATTCAGATTAAGGAGATTCCATATGCCAGATCTACATATTTTAACTAAGGATCTTGAAGAAGCAAAGCGTATAGCTATGATCGTAAGGAACAAGATAGTTGAGGAGGCTAGGAAAATTGGACGTGAATATCAGGCTATATACAATATAACTGAAGATTTCTTTAATACTAATTTTGAGTACATAGTCGAACTTGTGAGAGCTGAAGGCAAGCCTGTGTTGGTTGTACTCTATCCTCCAGGACTTTATTACTGGGTTATAAATGTTGAGTATATCATAATAGATGAGTTGAAAAGACCTCGAGAGATAGCTACATGGCAAATAGATGTTGGAAATGCCAAGAGATTTGGTATAAAATATGTAGATGAAAATGGTGTTGAAAGGCATCCCATAATAATTCACACTGCTATACTAGGTTCTGTAGAGAGATATATATACATGGTCTTTGATACTGTAGCTCGTAGCGAAAGCGAAAATAAACCACCTACATTACCATTATGGTTGTCACCCATACAAGTCAGGGTAATTCCCATATCTAAGGAAACACTAACATATGCTATAAATGTGGCTAAAGAGCTTAGTAGGCATGGAATTAGAGTAGATATTGATGATAGAGATGAAAGTCTTGGTAAGAAAATAAGAGATGCAGGTATAGAATGGATACCATATGTTATAGTTATTGGTGAAAGAGAGATGAAGACGGGTACTATCAATGTGAGAATTAGGAAGGATGGTATACAAAGAGTTATGCATATTGATGAATTCATAAAGCTTATTAACGAGGAATTAAATGGATATCCTAGGATTGAATCATCTCTACCCATGTTTTTAAGCAAAAGGCCAAGACTCTATTATCTACAGCCTACAACTCAAAGCTAA
- a CDS encoding mevalonate kinase (COGs: COG1577 Mevalonate kinase~InterProIPR006206:IPR001174:IPR013750:IPR006204:IPR 006205~KEGG: cma:Cmaq_0966 mevalonate kinase~PFAM: GHMP kinase; GHMP kinase domain protein~PRIAM: Mevalonate kinase~SPTR: A8MDE2 Mevalonate kinase~TIGRFAM: mevalonate kinase~PFAM: GHMP kinases C terminal; GHMP kinases N terminal domain~TIGRFAM: mevalonate kinase), which translates to MDEIIVSIPTKVTLFGEHAVVYGKPAIATTIPVFIEISGVLIREPVLTINMRNPIHMYIESISIDRTTNKLNVSTDRKHVEQLIRYMVTALEICEDDLKTDKRYGYVININSDLPPGIGLGTSAAISVGTITLCELLNNGMTIDSIEKSKERIAYLAWKTEQRVQGMASPMDTFTITFGGLRYIDPTTLQAKPIDINKEINILVGATERKYTTAELVRRVRMLKEKNPLLIDSIMSGIGYVVSEAYKALIDGDWDYLGMLMNINHGFLEALGIVDEKHSNIIHILRKMGALGAKTSGAGGGGAFIALARSYEDLNTIELVAKALGAHVVAKKIHRDGVTARVSKGVV; encoded by the coding sequence ATGGATGAAATTATAGTTTCCATCCCAACAAAGGTTACACTATTTGGTGAACATGCTGTTGTCTATGGAAAACCAGCTATAGCTACAACAATCCCCGTATTCATAGAGATTAGTGGGGTGCTGATAAGAGAACCAGTATTGACGATAAATATGAGAAATCCTATACATATGTATATAGAGAGTATCTCTATAGACAGAACAACTAATAAATTAAATGTTTCTACAGATAGAAAACATGTTGAACAGTTGATTAGGTATATGGTTACCGCTTTAGAAATTTGCGAAGATGATCTTAAAACAGATAAGAGGTATGGCTATGTAATAAATATAAATAGTGATTTACCTCCAGGTATAGGTTTAGGAACCTCAGCTGCAATATCTGTAGGTACAATAACATTATGTGAACTTCTTAATAATGGTATGACCATAGATTCTATAGAGAAGTCAAAGGAAAGAATTGCTTATTTAGCATGGAAAACAGAACAGAGAGTTCAAGGAATGGCAAGCCCTATGGACACCTTTACAATTACCTTTGGAGGACTAAGATATATAGATCCAACTACTCTACAAGCAAAACCTATAGATATCAATAAAGAGATTAACATTCTTGTAGGAGCTACAGAGAGAAAATATACAACAGCAGAATTAGTAAGGAGAGTGAGAATGTTAAAAGAGAAGAATCCGTTATTAATAGACTCCATAATGAGTGGTATAGGGTATGTAGTTTCTGAGGCTTATAAGGCATTAATAGACGGTGATTGGGATTATCTAGGAATGCTTATGAATATAAATCACGGTTTTCTTGAAGCACTTGGCATAGTAGATGAGAAGCATAGCAATATTATTCATATTCTTAGAAAGATGGGAGCTCTGGGTGCAAAAACTAGTGGTGCCGGTGGTGGGGGAGCATTTATAGCACTTGCAAGGAGTTATGAGGATCTCAACACTATAGAGCTAGTTGCTAAAGCATTGGGAGCCCACGTTGTAGCTAAGAAAATACATAGAGATGGTGTTACAGCAAGGGTTTCAAAGGGAGTGGTCTAG
- a CDS encoding hypothetical protein (KEGG: smr:Smar_1364 hypothetical protein~SPTR: A3DP95 Putative uncharacterized protein), which produces MVSIIDRGISEGVLQLKDGKLELVSPLDFIMILEDMGIDTTYLSNYISWQEFENYVADQFTRYGWETIVEYHHRRIETFQVDVIAVNIIKKLALFIECKHWHKEIFGQRTLENITFDHIRRIEKYLKVCEWVVLNIPYLRKIRYILPMIITLRRFSTKVFQGIPIISIRYLHDFILNIDVYIDSLDLKLYENRCYIE; this is translated from the coding sequence ATGGTGTCGATAATAGATAGAGGTATAAGTGAAGGAGTTCTTCAGTTAAAGGATGGTAAACTAGAGCTTGTTTCACCATTGGATTTTATAATGATATTAGAAGATATGGGCATAGACACTACATACCTAAGTAATTATATATCTTGGCAAGAATTTGAAAACTATGTTGCAGATCAATTTACGAGATATGGTTGGGAGACAATTGTAGAATATCACCATAGACGTATAGAGACATTTCAGGTCGATGTCATAGCAGTGAATATAATTAAAAAACTAGCCTTATTTATTGAATGTAAACATTGGCATAAAGAGATTTTTGGGCAAAGAACTTTGGAAAATATAACATTTGATCATATTAGACGTATAGAGAAATACCTTAAGGTGTGTGAATGGGTTGTATTAAATATTCCGTATCTAAGGAAAATTAGATATATTTTACCAATGATTATAACCCTTAGAAGATTTTCTACAAAGGTATTTCAAGGGATACCTATTATCTCAATTAGATATCTACATGATTTTATCTTAAATATTGATGTATATATAGATTCACTGGATCTTAAGCTATATGAAAATAGATGTTATATAGAATAG
- a CDS encoding protein of unknown function DUF52 (COGs: COG1355 dioxygenase~InterPro IPR002737~KEGG: hbu:Hbut_1421 dioxygenase~PFAM: protein of unknown function DUF52~SPTR: A2BMN4 Predicted dioxygenase~PFAM: Memo-like protein): MEIREPQAAIWGFYPISRTSLIKEIEKMFKDSAKGPGSLPIVGSKKGQKHIIGGVVPHAGYGYSGFCAAWLYKELGEHIDNIDVVVIMGTNHTGFGGKITTTTYYKRWSTPLGEIDVDINFINRLKNYYPNLDDDALAHTREHSVEVQLPFLQYLYGNKFSLVPIVVRDITEEEATTFSKALNKAINEDDRRFVVLASSDFTHHGDLYGYTIFYENIAANVRKLDLMFIEAIVNLDTRRFLSLIDKYNATVCGYGAIAILMEYSKINGARASLLKYYHSADITGDEDIVVGYASIVFYK; encoded by the coding sequence ATGGAGATACGTGAGCCTCAAGCTGCTATATGGGGGTTTTACCCCATTTCACGAACATCACTAATAAAGGAAATAGAAAAAATGTTTAAAGATAGTGCAAAAGGGCCAGGTTCGCTACCTATTGTTGGATCAAAAAAAGGACAAAAACATATCATCGGGGGTGTTGTTCCCCATGCAGGATATGGATACTCAGGATTTTGTGCAGCTTGGCTATATAAGGAGCTAGGAGAACATATTGACAATATAGATGTTGTAGTAATTATGGGAACAAATCATACAGGATTTGGAGGTAAAATCACTACAACTACTTACTATAAACGATGGTCTACACCACTAGGAGAAATAGATGTGGATATTAATTTCATAAATAGATTAAAGAATTATTATCCAAATCTAGATGATGATGCTCTTGCCCATACGAGAGAACATTCCGTAGAGGTCCAATTACCTTTTCTTCAATATTTATACGGAAATAAATTTAGTTTGGTTCCAATAGTAGTCAGGGATATTACAGAGGAGGAAGCAACAACATTTTCAAAAGCATTAAATAAAGCAATAAATGAGGATGATAGAAGGTTTGTTGTCTTAGCCTCATCCGATTTTACACATCATGGAGATCTCTATGGTTATACAATATTCTACGAAAATATTGCAGCAAATGTTAGAAAGCTTGATCTTATGTTTATTGAAGCAATAGTTAACCTAGATACAAGGAGGTTTTTATCATTAATAGATAAATATAATGCTACAGTATGTGGATATGGCGCTATTGCAATACTGATGGAGTATTCAAAAATAAATGGTGCTCGTGCATCATTACTAAAATATTATCACTCAGCAGATATCACTGGGGATGAGGATATTGTTGTTGGATATGCATCGATAGTTTTCTATAAATAA
- a CDS encoding aldo/keto reductase (COGs: COG0656 Aldo/keto reductase related to diketogulonate reductase~InterPro IPR020471:IPR001395:IPR018170~KEGG: smr:Smar_1213 aldo/keto reductase~PFAM: aldo/keto reductase~SPTR: A3DNU7 Aldo/keto reductase~PFAM: Aldo/keto reductase family), producing MPKFAIDYEDLKPLGNTNEKISAIGIGTWGIRDYKKAEDALVYAIERGINVIDTAESYGDGLAEELVGRVIKKVGRDRVFVITKLLPHRFTDEDTVIRAMTRSLQRLDISYVDLVLIHWPNEYIPIETQIRYLETLAIKGFSRYIGVSNFKLKELEKAIHSTSKFEIVLNQVKYSVIDKKVEKDLLKFMIEKRITLQAYTPIERGAVARNPILIGIANKYGKTPIQVALNYLISRPYVTAIPKSETIQHIEEFAGALGWRLSTNDIETLEAL from the coding sequence ATGCCAAAATTTGCTATAGATTATGAAGATCTAAAACCTCTTGGCAATACCAATGAAAAAATATCTGCAATAGGTATTGGAACATGGGGAATTCGTGACTATAAGAAAGCAGAGGACGCTCTGGTCTATGCTATTGAAAGAGGGATTAATGTTATTGATACAGCAGAATCTTATGGGGATGGGCTTGCAGAAGAACTTGTAGGAAGAGTTATTAAGAAAGTTGGACGTGATAGAGTATTTGTTATTACAAAGCTATTACCACATCGATTTACAGACGAAGACACTGTGATTAGGGCTATGACTAGAAGTCTACAAAGATTAGACATAAGCTATGTAGATTTGGTATTAATTCACTGGCCAAATGAGTATATCCCAATTGAAACTCAAATTAGATATCTCGAGACCTTAGCAATTAAGGGATTTTCTAGATATATTGGTGTAAGTAATTTTAAGTTAAAAGAACTTGAAAAAGCTATACATAGTACTTCAAAATTTGAAATAGTTTTAAATCAGGTTAAATATAGTGTTATTGATAAAAAGGTGGAGAAGGATCTCCTTAAGTTTATGATTGAGAAAAGAATTACACTACAAGCATATACACCAATTGAACGTGGTGCTGTAGCAAGAAATCCTATTCTTATAGGGATAGCAAATAAATATGGAAAGACCCCTATTCAAGTAGCCCTCAACTACTTAATTTCAAGACCATATGTCACAGCAATTCCAAAATCTGAGACAATACAACATATAGAAGAATTCGCTGGAGCTCTTGGCTGGAGATTATCAACAAATGATATAGAGACTCTAGAAGCATTATAA
- a CDS encoding hypothetical protein (KEGG: hypothetical protein similar to normocyte-binding protein 1), whose translation MNTTNILLTYIGPISNNRDSCSDIEYLKVFELIPLCIYKDIEKFYIEFLEILRLIERKENRYQILNDIFYKDPDYYSNAFLEYIHQIRVDIAIIPSFLSLAKHLYYEDKELFTLPNVANVLLFYNKGVLNSFGTNRINAKYIVYIDNILSNLYSEKQFKYGYKKMYIVESFDYLFHDIKIPIILFIKNFQKELLDLVEEIISINNKLSIGIDMISLGEEEIDRFVFDIATKKSFLLIAISRYSHVSQFMNMAKKLDRHITCIVALTDNYFIHTPSIEEVSKEIIRLREALKHYKIIQ comes from the coding sequence ATGAATACAACTAATATACTTCTTACATACATCGGTCCAATCTCTAATAATAGAGATTCATGTAGTGATATAGAATATCTTAAAGTTTTTGAATTAATACCATTGTGTATCTATAAAGATATAGAGAAGTTTTATATAGAGTTTCTTGAGATTCTTAGATTAATTGAGAGGAAGGAAAATAGATATCAAATCCTCAATGACATATTTTACAAGGATCCAGACTACTATAGTAATGCATTTCTAGAATATATACATCAAATAAGAGTTGACATAGCTATAATACCTTCCTTCCTATCCTTAGCTAAACACCTATACTATGAGGATAAAGAGCTATTTACTTTACCTAATGTTGCCAATGTACTGCTATTCTATAATAAAGGGGTTCTCAATAGCTTTGGTACAAATAGAATAAATGCTAAGTATATTGTGTACATCGATAATATTTTATCAAACCTTTACAGCGAAAAGCAATTCAAATATGGTTATAAGAAAATGTATATTGTTGAATCTTTTGATTATCTATTCCACGATATCAAAATACCTATAATCCTCTTTATAAAAAACTTTCAAAAAGAGTTATTAGATCTTGTCGAGGAAATTATATCTATTAACAATAAGCTTTCTATTGGAATAGACATGATATCTCTAGGAGAAGAAGAAATTGACAGGTTTGTATTTGATATTGCTACGAAAAAATCATTCCTACTCATAGCTATATCGAGATATAGCCATGTATCACAATTCATGAACATGGCCAAGAAACTAGATAGACATATTACATGTATTGTAGCTCTTACTGATAACTATTTTATACATACTCCAAGTATAGAGGAAGTATCTAAGGAAATTATAAGACTTAGGGAAGCTCTTAAACATTATAAAATAATTCAATAA
- a CDS encoding ATP/cobalamin adenosyltransferase (COGs: COG2096 conserved hypothetical protein~InterPro IPR017858:IPR002779~KEGG: sai:Saci_1571 hypothetical protein~PFAM: cobalamin adenosyltransferase~SPTR: Q4J8J6 Conserved Prokaryal protein~TIGRFAM: ATP/cobalamin adenosyltransferase~PFAM: Cobalamin adenosyltransferase~TIGRFAM: ATP:cob(I)alamin adenosyltransferase) — MKKIHFGDDGYTTICNERVPKYSLVVEFIGGIDELVSILGLIRAYIGNYSELAEVREVLREIQVNLMNIASSVATCSREVVCREHIDSMERYIEVLWNNIISRSEPRLVIPGGSIESSLMHIARAICRRVERLGAKLLHEGRLDKNSYIYLNRLSDLLYVYSRYIDLIKHVQIEYL, encoded by the coding sequence ATGAAGAAGATACACTTTGGTGATGATGGATATACTACTATATGTAATGAAAGAGTACCAAAATACTCGCTTGTTGTAGAATTCATTGGCGGTATAGATGAGCTTGTATCGATATTAGGTTTGATTAGAGCATACATAGGGAATTATAGTGAATTAGCTGAAGTTCGAGAAGTTTTGAGGGAGATCCAAGTAAATTTAATGAATATAGCGAGTTCTGTTGCAACATGTAGTAGGGAGGTGGTATGTAGAGAGCATATCGATAGTATGGAGAGATATATAGAGGTATTGTGGAATAATATCATATCTAGATCAGAACCTAGACTTGTAATTCCTGGAGGAAGTATCGAATCGTCATTGATGCATATTGCTAGAGCTATATGTAGAAGAGTTGAGAGACTAGGTGCAAAATTGCTACATGAGGGCCGTTTGGATAAAAATTCTTATATCTATCTCAATAGGTTATCCGATCTATTATATGTATATTCAAGATATATTGATTTGATTAAACATGTACAGATAGAGTATCTATAA
- a CDS encoding UbiA prenyltransferase (COGs: COG0382 4-hydroxybenzoate polyprenyltransferase and related prenyltransferase~InterPro IPR000537~KEGG: tpe:Tpen_1449 UbiA prenyltransferase~PFAM: UbiA prenyltransferase~SPTR: A1S066 Digeranylgeranylglyceryl phosphate synthase~PFAM: UbiA prenyltransferase family): MSSDISRKIVATAKLFRIGNDIALGYASIVGYLLCNGRSIYSVILLFIAAFLVGAGANTINDYIDREVDRINKPWRPIPSGIINPIEALYIAILTTAIGIIISAFLSPLNGLIAFIASILAYLYSIRLKKVLLIGNIVVASLTGLAIIFGGVLSGIESSSKMIQLDIIVVSLYATLLNLGREFLKGIEDVEGDRKLGIKTLATVFNPYIAYNASLAIYLLLIGLSFIPYLILNYSIYYLVLAIFVDITIILSLYVARSLKSDDAWRATRILKISAFIGISAFLAEAIARML; encoded by the coding sequence ATGTCTAGTGATATCAGTAGGAAGATTGTTGCTACAGCTAAACTATTTCGTATTGGGAATGATATTGCGCTTGGCTATGCATCTATTGTTGGATATTTGCTATGTAATGGAAGAAGTATTTATAGCGTAATATTATTATTTATTGCAGCTTTTCTTGTTGGTGCTGGGGCTAATACGATAAATGATTATATCGATAGAGAGGTAGATAGGATTAATAAGCCTTGGAGACCAATTCCCTCGGGTATAATAAACCCTATAGAGGCTTTATATATAGCTATTCTTACAACAGCTATAGGCATCATAATCTCAGCTTTTTTATCTCCATTAAATGGATTAATAGCTTTTATAGCCTCTATTCTTGCTTATCTCTACTCAATTAGACTTAAAAAAGTTTTACTAATTGGAAATATTGTTGTTGCTTCCCTAACTGGTCTAGCAATAATATTTGGTGGTGTACTGAGTGGCATTGAAAGTAGCTCTAAGATGATACAACTGGATATTATAGTAGTATCTCTATACGCTACTCTATTAAACTTGGGGAGAGAGTTTCTGAAGGGTATAGAAGATGTTGAGGGTGATAGAAAACTTGGTATAAAGACCTTGGCAACAGTTTTTAATCCCTATATCGCATATAATGCATCTCTAGCTATCTACCTCCTATTAATAGGATTGAGCTTTATTCCATACCTCATATTAAACTATTCAATATATTATCTAGTACTAGCCATATTTGTTGATATAACAATTATACTATCTCTATATGTTGCACGAAGTCTAAAGAGTGATGACGCATGGAGAGCTACAAGAATATTAAAAATCTCTGCCTTCATCGGTATTTCAGCCTTTTTAGCAGAAGCAATAGCTAGAATGTTATAG
- a CDS encoding geranylgeranyl reductase (COGs: COG0644 Dehydrogenase (flavoprotein)~InterPro IPR003042:IPR006076:IPR011777~KEGG: dka:DKAM_0159 geranylgeranyl reductase~PFAM: FAD dependent oxidoreductase~SPTR: B8D2U1 Geranylgeranyl reductase~TIGRFAM: geranylgeranyl reductase~PFAM: Glucose inhibited division protein A~TIGRFAM: geranylgeranyl reductase family) — MSTYDVVIVGGGVAGLFAGYNLSKMGFKVALVEMKDEKSIGEKVCGDAIGEHHFIELGLDPPIIGFDGENIFNGVKIVSPDEKHVISVIGKGYALNRKNFGLRLYRMAINSGVEGYLGYFFVKPIIEGSWIKGIVIKNRNESEHILYSKVVIDASGVSAVVRRSLPKEWWVSEIIPKEDYNVTYREIVSGDIDLDHEYAYIYLNKDIAPGGYWWLFPKKRGVYNIGLGVQWKDLLHNPKKNYDLYIRTKLGGRIHEVIHAGGGLVPTRRPISCMVWNGFIVIGDAAATANPLHGGGIGSAMISAKLAADTISEAFEKGNASMENLWIYHIRYHRAYGAKQASLDIARMFLQHLDNNDLNFIFRSKLIDGSEVYDLGSKGSLSSSILSRVQSILSLARRPTFISKLYRLKQYMDKAYELYLRYPSAPSDYIRWKTEEESLFTEFRKWLSESFG, encoded by the coding sequence GTGTCTACATATGATGTTGTTATAGTTGGTGGAGGTGTAGCAGGGCTTTTTGCTGGATATAATCTTTCGAAGATGGGCTTTAAAGTTGCCTTAGTAGAGATGAAAGATGAAAAGAGCATTGGTGAAAAGGTTTGTGGTGATGCTATTGGAGAACACCATTTTATTGAGCTTGGCTTAGATCCACCTATTATTGGTTTTGATGGAGAAAATATTTTTAATGGTGTTAAAATTGTTTCACCTGATGAAAAACACGTTATCTCAGTAATAGGCAAGGGCTATGCATTAAATAGAAAGAATTTTGGATTACGTCTCTACAGAATGGCCATAAATAGTGGGGTTGAAGGGTATTTAGGTTATTTCTTTGTTAAACCAATAATTGAAGGTTCATGGATTAAAGGCATAGTTATTAAGAATAGAAATGAATCTGAACATATATTATACTCAAAGGTAGTAATAGATGCATCGGGGGTTTCAGCAGTTGTTAGAAGATCTTTACCAAAGGAATGGTGGGTCTCTGAAATAATACCGAAAGAAGATTATAATGTTACATATAGAGAGATTGTTAGTGGTGATATTGATTTAGATCACGAATATGCTTATATATATCTCAATAAAGATATTGCACCCGGGGGTTATTGGTGGTTATTTCCTAAAAAGAGAGGGGTATATAATATAGGACTAGGTGTTCAATGGAAAGATTTATTGCATAATCCTAAGAAGAACTATGATCTCTACATAAGGACTAAACTAGGGGGTAGAATACATGAGGTAATCCATGCTGGAGGAGGTTTAGTTCCTACTAGAAGACCAATTTCTTGTATGGTATGGAATGGTTTCATAGTCATTGGAGATGCAGCAGCAACAGCTAATCCTCTACATGGTGGAGGAATAGGTTCGGCGATGATTAGTGCCAAACTAGCTGCTGATACAATTAGTGAAGCATTTGAAAAGGGAAATGCCTCAATGGAGAATCTATGGATATATCATATAAGATATCATAGAGCCTATGGAGCTAAACAAGCTTCATTGGATATAGCACGAATGTTCCTTCAGCATCTAGATAATAACGATCTTAACTTTATCTTTAGATCAAAACTAATTGATGGTTCTGAAGTTTATGATCTTGGATCAAAGGGAAGTTTATCATCATCGATACTCAGTAGAGTTCAATCAATTCTATCACTTGCTAGGAGACCAACATTTATCTCTAAGTTGTATAGACTTAAGCAGTATATGGATAAAGCCTATGAACTATACTTAAGATATCCCTCTGCACCATCTGACTATATTAGATGGAAGACAGAGGAGGAGAGTCTATTTACAGAATTTAGGAAATGGCTTAGTGAATCATTTGGATAG